In the genome of Phragmites australis chromosome 9, lpPhrAust1.1, whole genome shotgun sequence, the window TACGGGCGCTAGCCGTGCACCCAGCCGGCCGGCTCCCTCCGGCCGCCGCCCCAGAACTGCACCCACGGGCTTGGCCTGACGCCGAGGCACAGCATTCCCTTCGTCGGCGCCGCAGGCTCGTAGCAGTACTCCTGGTCGCGGGCTTCGGCCACGTTGGAGCCGGAGAAGAGCCAGCGGGTGGATGacgaggacttcactgacgccGCCGACGATAAAGACCTGGACTTGCCGAAGGCGAGGCGGCGGAAGACGGTGGCGATGAAGCCGATCTTGATCCACTTGCTGAGCTTGTAGCCGCAGTACTtgctcctgccgccgccgccgcttcgaccGGCCTTGCCGTGGCGCCGGGCGCTGTGGCCGTGCGGCGCGCCGCGTAGGTGGTAGGAGGGCGGCGGGGTGATGACCGGGGCGACGGCGCCGGTCGCCAGCATCCCGGAGGAGTAGGCGTCCTTGGGCGTGCCTGGCTGCAACTCCCAGACGAATGGCACGGCGCCGGATCCCGCGCCGTAGTAGCGGAAGGACGGGATCCCGAGCGAGCTCTCCCTAGTGAGCAGCCGCGCGTAGAACTCGCCGTCGTGCGTGATGCGGAGCGGGCTCTGCGGCTTGCTGGGCGGCGTCACCGCCTCGCCGCCGTTGGGAGCGGGAGGCATCTTGATCTCGAGCGGTTCGGTCAGTGGAAGTGGTGGTGCTGCCGTGGTTGGCGTCGGTCGTCGCAGTGTGCGACGCAAGCTCACGATCCAAGAACTCGAGCGATCCAATGGCGCGGTTTTATACGCGCGCTGGATCCTGCTGCTCGATCGGTGGTCGCTTGCGGCTTAAGATACAGTACTGCACCTTTCTGATCAGGTCTTCACCAAGATGCGATGCATGGGTAGCGCGCGCGCGATCGAGCGAGCAGCAGGGGGTGTGAGACGTGTTGCGGGCACGTGATGCGGACGCGAAACTAGCGGAAGGTGAATCGTGGCCAGCGCCACCGATCGACACCGTGCAGCTGTCTGCACCGTCTTTGGGTGAGGGTTAGTGACATGTGCACGGGAAGTCATCGACATCACCAAACAGTCCCCCGTCTCGTCCTGGCCCGCACCTCCGAAAGCACTGTAGCACAGCGTCGTGCTGAAACCAACGCTGACCATCTCGCCCATCCCGCATGCCCTTCGTAATTCAAACGAgcaataataaaaaaatcaaggaaaGGACACGATTCAGATAACGAAATTTATGGACTCCcgcactacttaaaaaataatcatatatatatatatatatatatatatatatatatatatatatatatatatatatcgatcTATCACTACTGAATCTTAACagatcggcagtgataaggattaTCATTGTTGACTCGTATTAAAAATCaatagtgatagtatcactaccggttgataATACTAACTGGCAGTAAAGGTTAAACCGAATCTGAATTTTCAATGTATTCCAGTTTTAACTTGCCCTTGTTATATCCGGCTCTATCTCTCTTGATCATCTCTTCATCACGCTGACCGTCTAATTTTTCTAAGTCCGAGCGAGCCCCTTCCTGGTCCTcacctcgcccccccccccccaccggcctcctcctcccccaccagcCTCCACACTttgcccctcctcctcccacaCCAGGCTCTTCGTTGGTATCGTGGGGCTGCTGGCGCTCGGCTTGGATCCGGTGAGCCGTCGTGACGACAGCGTGAAACTGACAACCTCCAAGCCTAAGGCACTCAGATCCGGCGAGGACATGGATAGATCTAGCGAGGTGTGGGCGGATCTAGCGAGGGCAccgacctcctcctctcccgcATGTCGTCATCTTCCTCGTGGCTAGCATCATGGAGGAAAGGGCGGATGTCGTCGTCTTCCTTGCGTCTAGTATGGAGAGAAGGGCGGCGGCGAATGGATCTGTGGAGGAGCTCCATTGCAGATCCCACGACAGATGGTGAAGGACCTCCACAGCGGATCTAATGAGGTCTTCGTCCTCAAGGTGGCTTCGACAACAATGAGCTCCATGGCGAGGAGCTCCACAGCAAGGAGCTCCACTGTGGTGTCAAGTTGTAGTGGATATGGCATAGATGATGATTAGTCCATTGCTTGGCTTTGGGTTCCCGATATACTCCATTAGATATGCTGATGATTAGTTCATCCTAgcttatttgttgtggacatgaATAATATGGCATACATGAGTTCAATCTCATGGTCATTAGTTTGCAGTTAAACTATCTTCTTGGCCATGGAGCTCCGAGGGGCGATGGACCGTGTGTGGCGTGGCTGTAGCTAAGCCGgctcggttttttttttttttttgaaggggCAACATTGTTGGCTTGGGATTTGGCAATGATGAGGGGTTTAGACCCAACAATGATGAATAGTTCTGTAGTAATGACGTACACTGAACTTTGAATGTTGTTGAATTGAAAATCAAAGGGATTGGCTATTATTCCGTTTTCAACAAGGCTCCTTCAGAATTCTTGATAAGATATTAATGTTGGCATTACTGTGAGGGACGGATCCACGGAGGGGGCTCAAGCCCCTACCTTGGACTAGGTTTCGAAAATTCGTTTGTGCAACGAAAGCCGCTATCCATCGATttttcaaaattcatgaaaactGAAAAATTCGGTCAAAATTCAATAAGAATTCGGACAAATTCACTtgattaattttataaattagagaCAAAAATTGACCAAATCAAGTCAGCAAAAACTAATCGAATTCCACTGAAAACCGAGCGAATTCTCCGATTTATCAATCACATTTTCTGCATTGAACAAATTTTGAATTACTTAGTCGAAAGCCGGCCAAATTTCTCGATTTACTGAGCGCATTCCTCGAATttaagtgaagttcaacaaaaaaaaaaccaaaaaatagctcaaccttgtaaaatcaataactaattcatctgagcttcaaatcaagtgaaacaaattttgttggttttcttgtaacattatctacatgataaaattatttataatcataaaaatattgaatatttcatgtgagaaaatgtatttgttaaagcTAGTtattaatccaaaaatcatgaaaccaattttgttagtcttattacatgatactatgtgttttaaaaatacataaactcataaAATAGTTGTTGTAACATGCAgtattgtgtaaatatgttgcaactagattaattcataactaacctatcacacttccaaaattagtgaaaccacttttattagtttacttatactatgctttatgttgaaaaaataatggtgggcatgaaaattttaattacagtattgtttcttaatatattcactttatacttgttaACTTTGTAAagatcatggagaaattaataaaactctaaatgaagtgaaactaattttatagattcTCTTAAGTacatctaaaacaaaaaatatatgtttgcatgttaatatttttttgacgtGAACCCTACTAAATGAGCCGCATGGTTTTTAAAGCatgctttttgttttttttaacttcctccttttgaaatatgatgcaaatgacattatttttaaatttttttcatagaaagtcttagaattgtctctagtatttttgtattttttataattttttaattcaaaatcgAAAAACGGTTGAATTTAGAATTCGATGCGGACCAAATTGACTAGTTTTCGATGAATTTTCGAATCTGCCTCGGACGCACATGCCTCCCTAACCCCCTTCATTGTTTTGGTatgggaaagaaagaaaagtagaAGGAAAAACAAGAGAGATAGATTTTCACTCTAGATCTGCCACTGTGTTAAGCTTCAAACGGTTTGTGTCGGTCTTTTTGAGTGTTGAACAGATTTGAGATCTCTCATGTGCAGAGTGCCACGTAGAAAGATAGACCCATTGACAAAAGCATGTATAATagcacaacttttttttttagggaGGAATgaagcttttttatttttatattttgaaaataattttttttttataaaactagatgtttatttgaaaaaattgtaaaaatagactaTATCAGGTGACAACAAGGTGTCCTCCTTCTAATAAGTGAcaccttaaaaaaaataaagatgttgTCCTTCTAATAGACAAcaggttaaaaaaaaagaccGCTTTTTATtactttcaaaattcaaaacactatcgaaaatTTTTGTCAGGCTGTGTACAGTGAAATTTATCTCTTTTGTTTCTCAAtgtaaaaatcatatttttatttgatttttttaaagttagatcatagtatcctctacaacatatattttttttaattttttcatgacaatttcaatagtgttttaaattttaaaagtaatagaacatatttttttattttttaacctgtCGCTTGTTTGAAGGATGATATTTTATTAACTGCGATAAATCGCCTgttgtttgtaatttttttattttctaaatataaaaataaaaaaatcgagaGGAATGTATGATAGCGGAACTGAACTTGGGCGGAAACATGGGCCCCGTTATTTCACAACTGAACTCGACAGAAAACATGGGCGAGAAAGAATCTGGCTGCTTGTTCTTTCTCTGTTGGGCTGTCGGTCCGTTTGGTGCATTCTCGCCATCGCCAGCCAGATGGCTGAAAGAATCTGGTTGTCTAATGGCCCTATGAGCTACACAAATTATGCCCAACCCAGACTGAAGAGTATAGTTTTCTGATGGGCCGATAGCCTACACAATTTAGGCCTAACCCATTTCAGGCATCTATGATCTagcttaaaaaacaaaaatatgttCCGTaaaatgaaatttgtcttttttttattgtacagATCATATTTGAAACTACAATCTTTTTAGACTATACTGTAGGATACtccacactatatatatattttagaattttttacgattatttaaaaaaaattatgagagtATTAGAACTAGGCTTCGGATAATATTCGAACTCATGTATTTCGGATATCCGATGCTGATGTCGATTCCATTGAAAACTGTTACTCCGATAAAAAATATTTGGCGCCGATTCCGAGCCGAAAATATCTGATACCGTTTCTGAAAGATCTATTCTTTCCAATTTCAACTCAGATTGATCAGAAACTATTCAAACCGTTTTCATCCCAGAGCTAGGTATGCTGGCAGCGTAGTGTTTTAATGAGTCATCTTGTTTATATTTTTCCTCCTAAATTTCAGGtcgctgattttttttttcttctcaggcttcACAGTGACTGTTCTATTGGTTATAAGATTCGCGCATTTTTGGGACCCGTTAATCTGTTGGATTCTCCCCCGCTTTTGGTTTAGACCCGTTAAGCCTATTATTCCCCTTTGAACGCGCTTCTCGTTAAGCTCCCTGAGCAGACCGGGGATTTTGTCGGCGGAGCTAGCGCGGGGGCTTTTAGCGGTGGCGAAACTGTCGT includes:
- the LOC133929837 gene encoding uncharacterized protein LOC133929837, producing MPPAPNGGEAVTPPSKPQSPLRITHDGEFYARLLTRESSLGIPSFRYYGAGSGAVPFVWELQPGTPKDAYSSGMLATGAVAPVITPPPSYHLRGAPHGHSARRHGKAGRSGGGGRSKYCGYKLSKWIKIGFIATVFRRLAFGKSRSLSSAASVKSSSSTRWLFSGSNVAEARDQEYCYEPAAPTKGMLCLGVRPSPWVQFWGGGRREPAGWVHG